CGCCAGTCGGTTGGTACGTCATACGAAAACAGTCAGCAGGGCTCGAGGCCTTCAGCTGCAAAGATGGGTGCCAGCGACTCCAAAATAGGATTCAAGCAGGGGATATTCAGACTTTCAGAGGAGCGGAATATTGCGGCGCATGACCCGTATTGGACCTCAGTGCGTGATGCCCTTGATCTCACATGCCACCCAGAAGCTGATGGGGTTATAGTTCTGGGAACTTCCCGAGTCGTCTGAGGATGTGTTTAGCCTCTTCTCGCCCAACGATATCCGTCGAACCCGTGACAATGCCCTAGAGAACATCGAAACCCTGATTATAGCCTTGACAACGCGGATCTTCAATTTACGTCACCATCCATCCTTTCCAGACGTCGACAGCGCTCCCGAACGAGACATTCTAAACTGCATTAGAGTCTTGACCCGAATACTTCCATACTTGTACGAAAAAGACAGTTTGGGGTCATGGGAAGAGCGGTTCTTCTGGACCCCACGAAAGATAAAGCGTCGAAGTTCAAATGCAGCTGAAGTGCTGTTTGATGAAGCCCAGGGCGGAAAAGAGGCGCCGCGGCCTGCAGCAGAAAAGCATGAAGAGCTAAGGCCTCTGGCTGAGGAGTTGTTGGATACGCTGATTGACCTCCTATTCTTCTCGGATTTCACATTGCCTCGCCAGCCAGATGGGCAGCCCAAGGTCTCATATGCCATATGGCAGAGCGGGGTTGGATGCAACACAGCTCTTGCAACGACAAAGGAATTTGAAAGCAACCGATGCGAAATTCTAAGGCTAATTATGACTTTTGCTGGTCAAAGCATGTACATGACCCCAGCGGTGCTTCCGCAGAGGGGAGTTCGGACTCTGACTTACCTCTGCACATCTTCCGACAAGCAAATGGTGCTTTCAGTGCTCTGTTCTCTTCTAAACACCGTGAGTACCTTGTTTTTATCTTCAGAGAGATCCCAGAGCTAACAGCTCCACCTGCAGACCTTGAAGTACAATCCAGCAAGCTGGCGCGTACCATATAATACTTTAGTCTTCAAGGACACCAAGCAGGTGCTTGTGACTTACTCCATTCACACCCTATTGGCCATGCTCATATACCCCATACCTGAAGACGCTTCTTCAACCTCCCACAAGAACTACTATCGTCATTTCCTCGGCAGAATACATCGCCCCCAAGACTTCCAGTTCATCGTTGATGGGATGACGCGGATACTCAACCAACCACTTCAGGAGAAAAGTTCATATCTGCCTACCTCTCAACCTTCTTCAAACCTAGCTCCAGAAGTTCTAATGCTTTTCTGGGAGCTGACTCAATGCAACAAACGATTCCGGTCCTTCATCATTGACACTGATAGGGCACACGACTTTGTTGTGTTAGCCCTGTTCTATGCTTTGGAGTACAAAAATGAGCCCTCCAAGCAGGGCGTGGTGCGCATGTGCGTTTTTCTCTTGCAGACGTTGAGTGTGGAACAAAGCTTTGGTTCTCACCTCAACAAGTCATTCGAAGGCCAGGAAAGCCTTCCCGCAAGCATAAGGATTAATGGGTTCAGTGGCACCTATGCCGACTTCCTTTTGCACTCCATTTACACATTGATTACTACAAGCCAAAGCAACTTTGCTCCCGTCTATCCCGCCCTCCTGGCAATAATTAACAACATAGCTCCACACATCGAGGGCCTGAGTACCTCCAGCAGTTCTCAGCTCATGCATCTCTTTTCATCAATGTCGTCGCCATCATTTTTGCTTGCCAACGAGACCAACCATGGCCTTTTACACTCTCTGCTGGATTCCATCAACTCAATAATTGAAAACAAATACCGCGAGAATCCCGAGCTGATATTGGCCATTCTGAAAAATAAGAAGCGCATTGAGGCACTCAGAACATTCACTTTGGAAAGCGGGcaagaggagattgagaagatcaacaggagaaggaaagactCTGGAGGTCACGTCGGACCTTTTGATGATGGGTCTCGACGAAGCTCTGTGGATAGTCTACGAAGTCCGACCAATGCTTTATCCAGAACCCAGTCGTTGGAAGAGACCCCCGAAGATAGCGCATTTGCCAttggagatgacgacgacgacgacaatgacgAAGACGTCGACAATGATGAcagcgaagaagagcctCAGCCAACCCCAGCGGCGTCAACCGCTAGCGAAAATCCATCTCAGGCGTCCTCTACAACCAATGTCGAAGACGCGGTACCTGTACAGATGCGAGGAATGTCAGAGAAGGCACGAGGGAAAATGCCAGCTAACATCCAATCTTTCTCTCGGCAGAATAGCTCAACAAGCCTAGGGGCATACTCCACTGCAAATCAGGCGTATGGGGGTAACTTTGAGCCGACAACGCCGTGGATCGACAGTTGGTTGCCTGAGTTACCTCTCCATACCGTTCTGTCCATTATTCAACAGGCAGCGAGCCTTCTTCCACGGCAAGTATCCGCTCGAGATGCGACACCAGAGACTCTACGTCGGATTCAAAAGATGGAATTTGTTGGTCTAGAGCCATCTCCCGTCCGGGTTCAGTCGTTTGAGTGGTCTCAATTGGCACTTGGATGGTACGAATCGCTGCTCTGGGGGGTCATCTTTGCCAGCGAGATGCAGATTGCAAAGGGTACTATGGGGATATGGAATGGTACTTCCATCAAGCTCTTCCGAGTCCAggagacggcggcggcaggtCCCACTCTGACCTCACCCAGAGGGGCTGTGGATGCTGTCGGAAGCAATATCGTCTCGCGAATTGGCCAAATCAACCTTCGCGGCGGCGCGGCACCTTCAAATCCTGCACCGAACAGGGGTGGGCCATGATGATATGCTTCCATCGTTTTATTACATTATTTCTACTACGGGAGATACAGCGTGTGAAATGAGCCACGAGTTGTCAAGCGCGAGGTCCAAACGGTATACCATGACGAGCTGCTCTTGCTTGGCATCCCCAGCAAATCTCATCCTGCTCCGTGCGAGGCGCCGCTTGGCCCAATCACGCCCCCTGGATGAGCATATCCCTGCGTGTACTCggcgagaaaagaggcaaGCAGCACATCAGCTTTTGGCTAGTATTCCCTCCGTTACAGCGCTACTGGGCCAATCAGACAACTTGACGTGGCTGGGAGGGCCTCGTGTTAATATCCGCAATCGTCGACACCTGACGGGCATGGGAGGGGATGCTAGGAAACGAaggcatacttgtacatacaaCGTATTTGTACGACTGATAACGATGGGCATCAATATTCTGCGGCTGGGTGTGATGGTTGGGCCGTGCGTCCCCCATGACTCTACCCCAGATGGGTGTACGATGTACGTATTTGAGAGAAATTAATATTGAAGGCAATATGCAaagtacctactagtagtatctACCTACATATAGGAGACTGGGGCTGCGACGTCATCGGCGCCTCGACATGAGTCTCATTACTTTAGCCCTTGAAGGTGCTGGCATGGAGGGAATTGAACCTGTGCACTGATTAATGGCCTACAATTGGAACTTTGTGAATGCGACGTGATGACGGAAGACAGGAGCTGAAACGAGCGATTTGGTCCCTGGATGAGAGGCCACGCTAGAGGCACAAACTGCGCAGTCCCTTAGTCTTCACGTCGGGAGATGATCCCGCGCAAGGATCGGCGATTGCCACTAAGAGGGCTCCCCATCGGATTAGCAGTTGGCAGCTCGAGctcccagcccagccccaGAATCGAGACGAGGCCGCCAAACAGCGTGGGATGAAGCCGGTTTAGTGAGGGGCCAGGCCACAAGAAGCTGCCAGCCCGTTAGCGCTACCTACCTCTAGCCGCCGTTTTTACCGTGACCTGAACGATGGCCCAGCCGAGCTACAGCTAACCTGTTTTGCCGTGtcctgttgctgctgtatGCGGCTGAGACAAACAATACGTCGTTTTGCGTTTTGCGTTTACGAGCTTCCCTTTGCAACCTCGTCTACCTTGGTAGCTACTGTTCTGCTCGCGAGCCTCTAGTCTCCAGCATACAAATAGcgtcttgtctcttctcacAGGCGGCCGATGCGATGAATGCGACTCTCAACTAACACCATCAACGAGCTCCCGGCGCGCTGAGGACATCGTCGTCCTTTTACCTCGCCATCATGTCGCAACCCACTCAATCCGCCGAGCCGACAActcctgctgctgatggagaGATCAAAGAATACAAGATTCACGTGAGACTTGAGAAACCTCATTTGGGCTGCTCAGATCTGAGCTCGGGTCCTGACTAACCATCTGCTTGTCTCCTTGCGCAGGCCTCGAGCAAATACCTGGAATTGACGCGGCAGAAGCTCGAGCTAGCCCGGCTGCCTCGCGAGGTTCCCGACGCGAACTCCAAGGCGTGGTGGAATCCGAAGCCCGCGCTGGAGCCGCTCATTGACTTTTGGTAAGTATGCGCGACGCGCGCAGTAGCCTCCAGCTTTTGAAGTTTGGGAATGTAGCAGTTAATGGAAAGTCGCTAGGCTTGAGCACTTTGCCTGGAAGGAACATGAAAGTGAAATCAATGAGTCGGTTCCCCAGTTCAGAATCAGCATCCAGACATCTGCCACTGAAGGCCCGACGCGGATGCACTTCATCCATGGGCGGTCGCGCCATCCCAATCCtgtgcctctgctgctgatacCTCCGTTCCCTTTTACCAACCTGTCCTTTCGGCACATCACCGACATCTTCGCCAATCCCAATGACCCAGACGTCGACCAGCCCTTTCACTTTGTTATGCCGTCCCTTCCTGGGCTGGGCTTCAGCGATCCTCTGCCCAGTAGCGTGCATACAGTTTCCAAAACGGCTGAGATGCTTGACACCCTCATGAAGCAACTGGGATACAGGTACTACATTGCGAGTAATTCCGGATCGTCTATTACTCCCAAAGGCAGTATTGACTGGAAAATCATCAACCACTTGGCCGCTAGTTACCCAGGGTCGTGCCTGGGCGTTCATTTGGTATCGCCGCCATGGAAAGCGCCCGAGGCGCGGAAGAATCCCGTCGAGTGGCTAAAACTGACAGTGGCAAAGTCTCTAAAGGCTGGGATTCTGGGCTATACAAAGGAGGACATAGCATCGCTTCGGACAAGTGATCGACAaagggcaaagaagaaggacagcGACATGACTACCATTGGGGCTTTTGGCGCATATGACCCTAACACGCTCGCTTATGCGCTTTGTGATTCTCCAACGGGACTGCTGGTCTTCTTCCTGACTCTCATTAGGATGCTGGGGTCAGAGAAGGAGTTTACTGCTACGGAGCTCGTCACGATTACCAAGTTAACGTGGCTCCCGGGTCCAGAGGGAGCATTGCGATTATGGGCGGAGAACGATATCTTGGCGAGGGAAGAGGCGGAGCTGAAGCCATCACATAGAGTCAAGGCCGCCATCACGGTATTCTTGACCGACGATGGAGCCAGTCAGGATGGTCCCGACTCGGCGCAGAAGACCGATTCGCTCTCGTCATTCTCTTACGTATGTCCCAACTGGGGCAAGCAGCATTACGATGTAGTCTGGACTGGTCGAATACAGGGGAATCAGGGCCTGTTGGCTTGGGAGCGGCCGCAGATTATTGCAGACGGTGCAAGGAATCTCGCCAAGGCATTACTCGCGGTGGACAAGAGACTTTATGAGGTTGAGCGCCGCAGAGGAAGGACGGCTTAATTTGAAGTAACCGCTGAAGCTGAGGGGGGCTCATCAATCTTTTCAGGGGATGAAACTTGATATGGGCTGGCCATATTGAAAGGCACAGGCTAGTTTGTAATTGTAAGTTAATTGGCATTTAATAATAAGGATTTGACGGATCGATACGATTTTCGAAGCTTGAATAAGAAGTCGAGGGGTGCTACCACTTAACGGCTAGATATGATATGTCCATATTGGGGGGGCCACTCGAAAGTTGGTGTTGCTTTCTCTGTAAAGTGGCGTCCAAAATATGATGCTCAAACGATTGGAAACTACCTATTTGAGGAGATTATAATAATACGTTCAGAAACATTTTGGACTATTGCAAAGTATAGGTAGCCCTATTGGCTACAGGTACTAAGGTAGCAGGAGTGACAACTTGCTCCTATAGCGAACATTGGCCTAGAGCTAGCGGGGCTtgtagctgtagctgtagctgccACAATGGTCTGTGCGTCCATGTCAACCCAGCCAGTGCCGGCCTGCATTACAGAGACCAGACAGACTCAACGGCTTGAACAAGCACCGATCCTGGGTTAAAGCACCAACCTCACCTCGAATCCCCTCCCTGCTGCAACAAAATCACAGCGAGGAGTCTCCCGAATCCAGACCCCGAGCGCATCGACCTTCTTTCCCCAGTACCGACGACAATGATCTCTCGTGGCCGGCCCCTCTGGTGACAATACTCTACGgcccatcatgtccaacGGCTACGGCAACTCCATGCGCAATGGCGACGGCTACGGCAACTTTGGGCGGTCGAATGACGACTACGACCCGTTTGGCGACAGTAGAAACAGAATAGACCGGTACAATATCCAGCCTCCGTCATCACAGAGCCTCCGCAGCATGCCGTCGCGGCCGCGCGCCCAGGAGACGAGCGCCGAGAGACAGATTACCCAGGTCTTGGAACACATCAGGGGCGAATGGCCGTCTCTGTGCCGGGAGGACTGCGTGCCTGTCCAGCTGgcgctccagctgctggataACAGCTCGGTTGGTCGCGCCCACGACTACCGCAGGTTCCAGACGACGCATACGTACCTGCAGGACTCGCTGAAAAACATTGTGCACGAGCATCATCAGGGCTTCAACAGTTCGATCGGTACATTCCACAAGATCCAGAGCAGCATTCAGGTCTCCCAGAAGCGAGTCCGAGCGCTCAAGGAGTCGTTGTCATTGTCAAAAACGAGCCTGTGCGCTACAGATCCAGGACTGAAGATTCTCTCCGAGGAGTCGAAAGCTTACGATGACCTTTTACAAACGCTCAATGAGCTGGACGACCTTCGAGCTGTTCCTGATCAGCTAGAGGCCCGTATCTCCGAGAAACGATTCTTGACGGCGGTCGAGGTGTTGCAAAATGCGCTGCGAAGACTGAGAAAGCCCGAGCTGGATAACATTGGAGCCTTGAGTGATCTCAGAAGCTACCTCGCCAATCAAGAAACTGTCCTCATGGATATTCTGGTGGAGGAACTACATGAGCACCTTTATCTCAAGTCTCCGTACTGTCAACAGAGATGGTCGAGCTTGGCTAAGAACCGAGGCGGAGCCAACGAGGGGAATCACAACGAAGAGAACCCCGTCACCCCTTTCTACCTGATCCTGGACTCAATTGATTTTGAGAGGCCAGTGATAGAAGATCCTATGAAAAATCCAGAGGCGGACACGTTTTATTACGTGACTCTCTTGGTAGAGGCATTGAACAAACTCGGAAGACTGCAGAATGCTGTAGAAACGTTGAAGAACAGACTGCCTGTTGAGCTGTTCAGTGTCGTTAATGAGACCAACAACGAGGTTGAGCAGCGGCACCCAACTTCGTTCCGGGCGGCTATTGGGAAGCTGGATGGAGTGCAGATATACAGCCCCAGAGAAATCCAGATGCGAGCAGACGTCATTTACGATCTTCTTTGGACACTCTACGGCAAGTTCGAGGCCATCGGAGAAGGGCAGCGTGTGTTCCATGA
This portion of the Trichoderma atroviride chromosome 6, complete sequence genome encodes:
- a CDS encoding uncharacterized protein (EggNog:ENOG41), coding for MGASDSKIGFKQGIFRLSEERNIAAHDPYWTSFWELPESSEDVFSLFSPNDIRRTRDNALENIETLIIALTTRIFNLRHHPSFPDVDSAPERDILNCIRVLTRILPYLYEKDSLGSWEERFFWTPRKIKRRSSNAAEVLFDEAQGGKEAPRPAAEKHEELRPLAEELLDTLIDLLFFSDFTLPRQPDGQPKVSYAIWQSGVGCNTALATTKEFESNRCEILRLIMTFAGQSMYMTPAVLPQRGVRTLTYLCTSSDKQMVLSVLCSLLNTTLKYNPASWRVPYNTLVFKDTKQVLVTYSIHTLLAMLIYPIPEDASSTSHKNYYRHFLGRIHRPQDFQFIVDGMTRILNQPLQEKSSYLPTSQPSSNLAPEVLMLFWELTQCNKRFRSFIIDTDRAHDFVVLALFYALEYKNEPSKQGVVRMCVFLLQTLSVEQSFGSHLNKSFEGQESLPASIRINGFSGTYADFLLHSIYTLITTSQSNFAPVYPALLAIINNIAPHIEGLSTSSSSQLMHLFSSMSSPSFLLANETNHGLLHSLLDSINSIIENKYRENPELILAILKNKKRIEALRTFTLESGQEEIEKINRRRKDSGGHVGPFDDGSRRSSVDSLRSPTNALSRTQSLEETPEDSAFAIGDDDDDDNDEDVDNDDSEEEPQPTPAASTASENPSQASSTTNVEDAVPVQMRGMSEKARGKMPANIQSFSRQNSSTSLGAYSTANQAYGGNFEPTTPWIDSWLPELPLHTVLSIIQQAASLLPRQVSARDATPETLRRIQKMEFVGLEPSPVRVQSFEWSQLALGWYESLLWGVIFASEMQIAKGTMGIWNGTSIKLFRVQETAAAGPTLTSPRGAVDAVGSNIVSRIGQINLRGGAAPSNPAPNRGGP
- a CDS encoding uncharacterized protein (EggNog:ENOG41~MEROPS:MER0000432), yielding MSQPTQSAEPTTPAADGEIKEYKIHASSKYLELTRQKLELARLPREVPDANSKAWWNPKPALEPLIDFWLEHFAWKEHESEINESVPQFRISIQTSATEGPTRMHFIHGRSRHPNPVPLLLIPPFPFTNLSFRHITDIFANPNDPDVDQPFHFVMPSLPGLGFSDPLPSSVHTVSKTAEMLDTLMKQLGYRYYIASNSGSSITPKGSIDWKIINHLAASYPGSCLGVHLVSPPWKAPEARKNPVEWLKLTVAKSLKAGILGYTKEDIASLRTSDRQRAKKKDSDMTTIGAFGAYDPNTLAYALCDSPTGLLVFFLTLIRMLGSEKEFTATELVTITKLTWLPGPEGALRLWAENDILAREEAELKPSHRVKAAITVFLTDDGASQDGPDSAQKTDSLSSFSYVCPNWGKQHYDVVWTGRIQGNQGLLAWERPQIIADGARNLAKALLAVDKRLYEVERRRGRTA
- a CDS encoding uncharacterized protein (EggNog:ENOG41~MEROPS:MER0000432) — encoded protein: MHFIHGRSRHPNPVPLLLIPPFPFTNLSFRHITDIFANPNDPDVDQPFHFVMPSLPGLGFSDPLPSSVHTVSKTAEMLDTLMKQLGYRYYIASNSGSSITPKGSIDWKIINHLAASYPGSCLGVHLVSPPWKAPEARKNPVEWLKLTVAKSLKAGILGYTKEDIASLRTSDRQRAKKKDSDMTTIGAFGAYDPNTLAYALCDSPTGLLVFFLTLIRMLGSEKEFTATELVTITKLTWLPGPEGALRLWAENDILAREEAELKPSHRVKAAITVFLTDDGASQDGPDSAQKTDSLSSFSYVCPNWGKQHYDVVWTGRIQGNQGLLAWERPQIIADGARNLAKALLAVDKRLYEVERRRGRTA